CCAACATCATCATGGTGGGAGAAATCCGGGACAAGGAAACGGCCGAGATAGCCATCCGGGCTTCCCTGACCGGGCACCTGGTGCTGTCCACCGTCCACACCAACAGCGCCTGCCTGACCGTCACCCGCCTGGTGGACATGAAAGTGGAGCCGTTTATGATCGCCTCTTCTTTGCTGCTGGTGGAGTCTCAGCGCTTAGTGCGCAAGGTCTGCCCCAATTGCAAGGAGCCATATCAGCCCGATCAGCGGTTGCTGGAGGATTTCGCTCATGCTAAAATTGATTTTTCCAAGGCCAACTTCCTGAAAGGCCGGGGCTGCTCCGAGTGCCGGAATTCGGGATACAAAGGACGGGTGGCCCTGGCCGAGATACTGCCCATCACTCCGGCCATCCGGGAGCTGATCATGCGCCGGGCCACCAGCGCCGAGATCGAGACCAAGGCGGTTGAAGAAGGCATGCCCACTTTAAGAATGGACGGCGTTACCAAGGTGATGAACGGCATAACCACCATCGATGAAGTCGTCAAGGAAACGGTGGCCGCAGATTGATTTTATCACTTGCGGATGGCATAATACACTTTGCGAATGGCACAATACACTTTGCGAATGGCACAATACACCTTGCGAATGGCACAATACACCTTGCGAATGGCACAATACACTTTGCGAATGGCTAAAGACACACCGCGAAAGCAAAAGCAAAAGTATATTCTTTGAAAGGCATAATACAGAGCGTCAAACTCAGTTTACATTATGATGCTATGATTATGCCGCCAAAGGACCATCACATCAACTCGGGAAGTTGACTTTGGCAAATTGTATTTTTTACCACAAAAACATATAGTTTATAACCTGACGTGTCATTCCCGCTTTCGCAGGAATGACAAAACGCATCGTTTTTCCACCACACCAACATTTGCCAAAGATAAGTGGAAGTTTAACCCCGAAACAATCGGTGCTCGGACGATAACGATTGCATCACAATGGCAATACAATCGTATACCAACGGTAATACCATTTTTAACAACACCATAAAAAAACCGATGGCGCAAAACATAGGCGAGATGCTTTTTAAAATGGGCCTGATAACCCAGGCTCAGTATGATAAGGCCATGGCCGAACAGCGCAACACCACCGAGCCTTGGGTGGCCACCCTGATCCGGCTGGGAGCGGTAACCGAGAACGTGATGCTGCAGTTCGTCTCCCGGCAGTTCAACATGCCTTCGCTGGACCTCTCCAATTTTCAGGTGGAGCCGGCGGTGATCAAGATGATCCGGCCCGACATCGCCAACAAATTCATGGTGATTCCCATCAAAAAACTGGGTCGTTCGCTGACCCTGGCTATGATAGATCCTTCCGACATCTTTGCCCTGGAGGATATCAAATTTTTGACCGGTCAGGAGGTCAAGCCGGTAGTGGCCGCTTACAGCGCGGTTAAAAAGTTGCTGGAGCAGCATTATCCCTTGGGCAAAGATTTGCAGGTCATTGCCGAGGGGGGCGAGCTGGCCCAGGCCAAATCCGAGGACCTCGAAAAACTGCCGGAGCACGAGGAGAACTTGGAAGGGGATTTCGGAAATGTGGAGATGGTGGACGATGTGCTGGACGAAGAGGATGACATTTCGGTCCAGCAGGCCGGGCAGTCCACTCCGGTGGTCAAGATGGCCAACTACGTGCTGACCGAGGCGGTGCGTCGGGGAGCCTCGGATATTCACATCGAACCTTACGAAAAGGTGTTCCGAATCCGGCTGCGCCAGGACGGCGTGCTCCAGACCCTGATGGAGCCGCCGATGATGATGAAGGCTCCCCTGGTCTCCCGCGTCAAGATCATGGCCAAGCTGGATGTTACCGAAAGGCGCAAGCCCCAGGACGGCCGCATCGCCATAAAAGTGCTGGATAAAAAGATCGACCTGCGGGTTTCCACCCTGCCGGTGCTGTTCGGCGAAAAGGTGGTGATGCGTATCCTGGACTCTTCCTCCCTGACATTGGACCTGGCCAATTTTGGATTTACCGAAGACGCCCTGCGCAATTTCATGAAGTCCATCCATGCCCCCTACGGCATCTGCCTTATTACCGGTCCCACCGGGTCGGGCAAGACCACCACCCTCTATTCCGCCCTGTCCCAGCTGAACACTCCGGACCGGCATATCATGACGGTGGAGGATCCCATCGAATACAATTTAAAAGGCGTCAACCAGATCCAGGCCGAGGCCGGCATCGGGTTTGACTTCGGGCTGGCCCTGCGCTCCATGCTCCGGCAGGCCCCCAATATCATCATGCTGGGGGAAATCCGGGACGGCCCCACCGCCTCCATCGCCATCCGGGCGGCCCTGACCGGCCACCTGGTGCTGTCCACCCTGCATACCAACGACGCCCCTTCCACCATCAGCCGTCTGGTGGACATGGGGATGGACCCGTTCTTGGTGGCCTCATCCACCGTGCTGATCCAGGCCCAGCGGTTAGTGCGCCGGATCTGCAAACAGTGCAAGGAGCCCACCGAATACGATCCCAAAGTGCTGACGGACCTGGGCATCAGCCCGGATGAGCTTAAGGGCCTGACTTATTACAAAGGCAGGGGCTGCACAGTCTGCAACAATACCGGATATAAAGGGCGGGTGGGTCTTTATGAAGTCATGCCGATTACCCGGACCCTCAGGGCCCAGATATTAAGCCGGGAGCCGGTAACCACCATCCGGGCTACGGCGGTCAAAGAAGGCATGCTGACCCTGCGAATGGACGCCTGGGGCAA
This window of the candidate division TA06 bacterium genome carries:
- the tadA gene encoding Flp pilus assembly complex ATPase component TadA, giving the protein MAQNIGEMLFKMGLITQAQYDKAMAEQRNTTEPWVATLIRLGAVTENVMLQFVSRQFNMPSLDLSNFQVEPAVIKMIRPDIANKFMVIPIKKLGRSLTLAMIDPSDIFALEDIKFLTGQEVKPVVAAYSAVKKLLEQHYPLGKDLQVIAEGGELAQAKSEDLEKLPEHEENLEGDFGNVEMVDDVLDEEDDISVQQAGQSTPVVKMANYVLTEAVRRGASDIHIEPYEKVFRIRLRQDGVLQTLMEPPMMMKAPLVSRVKIMAKLDVTERRKPQDGRIAIKVLDKKIDLRVSTLPVLFGEKVVMRILDSSSLTLDLANFGFTEDALRNFMKSIHAPYGICLITGPTGSGKTTTLYSALSQLNTPDRHIMTVEDPIEYNLKGVNQIQAEAGIGFDFGLALRSMLRQAPNIIMLGEIRDGPTASIAIRAALTGHLVLSTLHTNDAPSTISRLVDMGMDPFLVASSTVLIQAQRLVRRICKQCKEPTEYDPKVLTDLGISPDELKGLTYYKGRGCTVCNNTGYKGRVGLYEVMPITRTLRAQILSREPVTTIRATAVKEGMLTLRMDAWGKVKQGMTTVEEMIRETAEG